In Parus major isolate Abel chromosome 3, Parus_major1.1, whole genome shotgun sequence, the following are encoded in one genomic region:
- the CGAS gene encoding cyclic GMP-AMP synthase isoform X2: MSAAGGRGARARRGTRPAAPRSRGAEKGAARSPSRSRVAGESPSGAATLRAPRTDGPPARGGRPARRAPAAREPAAEGAAGGAEALPAPRSKAPAARAPAIPRSVAAVPDGEVAAPARRPPPVADALRLREVLSRLSLAREDVSEASTLVNRVVLHLVQAIRGKDSCFGSIERQSAGSYYERVKITEPNEFDIMLVMPVARIQLDESDDTGAYYYVSFKRNPKEKGWSKFLEEDGKLSAFKMLQALRDIIKQEVKNIKGNTWRLSFSHIEKDMINNHGNSKTCCESDGPRCCRKGCLKLLKYLLEQLKMKYPKELEKFCSYHVKTAFLHSCVTWPNDSDWHLGDLDHCFQQCLGFFVDCLQKSQLTHFFIPQYNLFSLEDKARHHFLSRKISHELNNGFPVFHENY; the protein is encoded by the exons ATGAGCGCCGCGGGTGGCAGAGGGGCGCGGGCCAGGCGGGGGACGCGTCCCGCAGCTCCGCGGAGCCGGGGCGCGGAGAAGGGCGCAGCCCGGAGCCCCTCGCGGAGCCGCGTCGCGGGTGAAAGCCCGAGCGGCGCCGCGACCCTGCGGGCACCGCGGACGGACGGACCCCCCGCCCGGGGCGGCCGCCCGGCGCGGCGAGCCCCCGCCGCCCGGGAGCCGGCAGCAGAaggggcggcgggcggcgcAGAGGCGCTCCCCGCCCCGCGGAGCAAGGCTCCGGCCGCCAGAGCCCCCGCAATCCCGCGGAGCGTCGCGGCCGTGCCCGACGGGGAGGTCGCTGCCCCCGCCCGTCGTCCCCCGCCGGTGGCGGACGCCTTGCGGCTCCGGGAGGTGCTGTCGCGTCTCAGTCTGGCCCGCGAAGACGTGTCCGAGGCGTCGACGCTGGTGAACAGGGTGGTCTTGCACCTGGTCCAGGCCATCCGCGGCAAGGACAGCTGCTTCGGCTCCATCGAGCGGCAGAGCGCCGGCAGCTATTACGAGCGCGTCAAG ATAACTGAACCAAATGAGTTTGACATAATGCTTGTAATGCCTGTTGCAAGGATTCAGCTGGATGAGTCTGATGATACTGGAGCCTATTATTATGTATCATTCAAAAGAAATCCAAAAGAAAAGGGTTGGTCTAAGTTTTTAGAGGAAGATGGAAAATTATCAGCCTTTAAAATGCTTCAAGCACTAAGAGACATTATTAAACAGGAAGTAAAAAACATTAAAG GGAACACCTGGCGACTCTCCTTCTCGCATATTGAAAAGGACATGATAAACAATCACGGCAACTCAAAGACATGTTGTGAGTCCGATGGACCAAGATGCTGCAG gaaaggTTGCCTTAAGCTGCTGAAGTATCTTCTAGAGcaacttaaaatgaaatatccAAAAGAATTGGAAAAATTCTGTTCCTATCACgtgaaaactgcttttctccacTCCTGCGTCACGTGGCCAAATGACTCAGACTGGCACTTGGGAGACCTGGATCATTGCTTTCAGCAAtgtctgggattttttgtgGATTGTCTGCAAAAGTCTCAGCTGACTCACTTTTTTATTCCCCAATACAACTTGTTCAGCCTAGAAGATAAGGCAAGACATCATTtcctttcaagaaaaataagcCATGAATTGAACAATGGATTCCCAGTATTTCATGAGAATTATTAA
- the CGAS gene encoding cyclic GMP-AMP synthase isoform X1 produces MSAAGGRGARARRGTRPAAPRSRGAEKGAARSPSRSRVAGESPSGAATLRAPRTDGPPARGGRPARRAPAAREPAAEGAAGGAEALPAPRSKAPAARAPAIPRSVAAVPDGEVAAPARRPPPVADALRLREVLSRLSLAREDVSEASTLVNRVVLHLVQAIRGKDSCFGSIERQSAGSYYERVKITEPNEFDIMLVMPVARIQLDESDDTGAYYYVSFKRNPKEKGWSKFLEEDGKLSAFKMLQALRDIIKQEVKNIKDVEVTVARKKAGSPAITLQIKNPPSEISVDIILTLEVQQSWPLSTQGGLKVEQWLGTKARRDFRFRSLYLVAKQNKREKVLRGNTWRLSFSHIEKDMINNHGNSKTCCESDGPRCCRKGCLKLLKYLLEQLKMKYPKELEKFCSYHVKTAFLHSCVTWPNDSDWHLGDLDHCFQQCLGFFVDCLQKSQLTHFFIPQYNLFSLEDKARHHFLSRKISHELNNGFPVFHENY; encoded by the exons ATGAGCGCCGCGGGTGGCAGAGGGGCGCGGGCCAGGCGGGGGACGCGTCCCGCAGCTCCGCGGAGCCGGGGCGCGGAGAAGGGCGCAGCCCGGAGCCCCTCGCGGAGCCGCGTCGCGGGTGAAAGCCCGAGCGGCGCCGCGACCCTGCGGGCACCGCGGACGGACGGACCCCCCGCCCGGGGCGGCCGCCCGGCGCGGCGAGCCCCCGCCGCCCGGGAGCCGGCAGCAGAaggggcggcgggcggcgcAGAGGCGCTCCCCGCCCCGCGGAGCAAGGCTCCGGCCGCCAGAGCCCCCGCAATCCCGCGGAGCGTCGCGGCCGTGCCCGACGGGGAGGTCGCTGCCCCCGCCCGTCGTCCCCCGCCGGTGGCGGACGCCTTGCGGCTCCGGGAGGTGCTGTCGCGTCTCAGTCTGGCCCGCGAAGACGTGTCCGAGGCGTCGACGCTGGTGAACAGGGTGGTCTTGCACCTGGTCCAGGCCATCCGCGGCAAGGACAGCTGCTTCGGCTCCATCGAGCGGCAGAGCGCCGGCAGCTATTACGAGCGCGTCAAG ATAACTGAACCAAATGAGTTTGACATAATGCTTGTAATGCCTGTTGCAAGGATTCAGCTGGATGAGTCTGATGATACTGGAGCCTATTATTATGTATCATTCAAAAGAAATCCAAAAGAAAAGGGTTGGTCTAAGTTTTTAGAGGAAGATGGAAAATTATCAGCCTTTAAAATGCTTCAAGCACTAAGAGACATTATTAAACAGGAAGTAAAAAACATTAAAG ATGTGGAAGTCACTGTGGCAAGGAAAAAGGCTGGAAGCCCTGCAATAACTCTTCAGATCAAAAATCCTCCATCAGAAATATCAGTGGACATCATCTTGACTTTGGAGGTTCAGCAGAGCTGGCCTCTCAGCACACAGGGCGGCCTCAAAGTTGAACAGTGGCTGGGAACAAAAGCCAGGAGGGATTTCAGATTTAGATCACTTTATTTAGTagccaagcaaaacaaaagagaaaaagttctAAGAG GGAACACCTGGCGACTCTCCTTCTCGCATATTGAAAAGGACATGATAAACAATCACGGCAACTCAAAGACATGTTGTGAGTCCGATGGACCAAGATGCTGCAG gaaaggTTGCCTTAAGCTGCTGAAGTATCTTCTAGAGcaacttaaaatgaaatatccAAAAGAATTGGAAAAATTCTGTTCCTATCACgtgaaaactgcttttctccacTCCTGCGTCACGTGGCCAAATGACTCAGACTGGCACTTGGGAGACCTGGATCATTGCTTTCAGCAAtgtctgggattttttgtgGATTGTCTGCAAAAGTCTCAGCTGACTCACTTTTTTATTCCCCAATACAACTTGTTCAGCCTAGAAGATAAGGCAAGACATCATTtcctttcaagaaaaataagcCATGAATTGAACAATGGATTCCCAGTATTTCATGAGAATTATTAA